From a region of the Selenihalanaerobacter shriftii genome:
- a CDS encoding DUF2953 domain-containing protein — translation MTLILLTLIIILSLVLIIPIDVFIEYKREDGNDDLKIWMQVLFGLITYKLHIPYLEIKKVLRRPLLKFKAEIEATGSPKMKFEKEKTLSFDEIDFAELKEQVDFIKGLADKFEAIERGLDTFKDELHRLDELTLRNPILLRIIGTLVLSITGRCKKLVWKTKFGIKDPAITGMMTGFVWAIKGIIYSFLNQKSKSMAQPDFEVKPNFNQVNELEIKFESIFSLWLGNIIITGLKIIFNRYKRRFSNKWQTIQLKH, via the coding sequence ATGACTTTAATTTTGTTAACATTAATAATAATTTTATCATTGGTTTTAATAATTCCTATTGATGTATTTATAGAATATAAGCGAGAAGATGGAAATGATGACTTGAAGATTTGGATGCAAGTTTTATTTGGGTTAATAACTTATAAATTACATATTCCTTATTTAGAGATCAAGAAAGTTCTTCGTCGCCCTTTATTAAAATTTAAAGCGGAAATAGAAGCGACTGGTTCACCAAAGATGAAGTTTGAAAAAGAAAAAACATTATCATTTGACGAAATAGATTTTGCAGAATTAAAAGAGCAGGTAGATTTTATAAAGGGATTAGCAGATAAGTTTGAAGCTATAGAGAGAGGTTTAGATACATTTAAAGATGAGTTACACCGTTTGGATGAATTAACACTGCGTAATCCGATTTTATTAAGAATTATCGGGACTTTAGTCTTAAGTATTACAGGAAGATGTAAGAAGCTTGTTTGGAAGACTAAGTTTGGGATTAAAGATCCAGCTATAACAGGGATGATGACAGGGTTTGTATGGGCTATTAAGGGAATAATTTATTCTTTTCTTAATCAAAAATCTAAAAGTATGGCTCAACCAGATTTTGAAGTAAAGCCTAATTTTAATCAAGTTAATGAATTAGAAATTAAATTTGAGAGTATATTTAGCTTATGGTTAGGAAATATTATTATCACAGGATTAAAGATAATTTTTAATAGATATAAGAGGAGGTTTTCGAATAAATGGCAGACCATCCAATTGAAGCATTAA
- the ytfJ gene encoding GerW family sporulation protein encodes MADHPIEALMDTAMENIKGMVDVNTIVGDPVETADGSVIVPISKVSFGFAAGGSEYTSPNENGDKKKEEKKPFGGGSGAGVMLQPVAFLVVGEDQVRLLPVNNNAVIERLINVAPELLKEFKSMAKNNSKSGDN; translated from the coding sequence ATGGCAGACCATCCAATTGAAGCATTAATGGATACGGCTATGGAGAATATTAAAGGAATGGTAGATGTAAACACAATAGTTGGTGACCCAGTTGAAACTGCTGATGGGAGTGTGATAGTCCCTATTTCTAAAGTCAGTTTTGGGTTTGCTGCTGGAGGTAGTGAGTATACAAGTCCGAATGAGAATGGTGATAAAAAGAAAGAAGAAAAGAAGCCCTTTGGTGGTGGTAGTGGAGCCGGAGTAATGTTGCAACCGGTTGCTTTTTTAGTGGTTGGTGAAGATCAAGTTAGGTTATTACCAGTAAATAATAATGCGGTTATAGAACGATTAATTAATGTTGCACCAGAATTACTTAAAGAATTTAAATCGATGGCTAAAAACAATTCTAAAAGTGGTGATAATTAA
- a CDS encoding D-alanyl-D-alanine carboxypeptidase family protein has translation MKLIQRQKLSALLIILAILMVNNVALAKPSVTARAAILIDAETGEVLYAKNPHQKRAPASTTKIMTGILGIENGNLNGEVKASRRAAYEGGSSIWLAEGEVLILEDLLYGLLLNSGNDAAVAIAEHIGGSVEKFAHMMNRKAKEIGALDTTFQNPNGLPQKGHLTTAYDLAMIARYALQNETFARIVDTTRKKISWQERKHGRSLLNTNRLLRRFDEVDGVKTGYTRAAGRCLVSSATRNGRQVISVVLKSAQMWHDSMKLLNYGLDNFRRIEVVNQGEEIYSLNLEEIDNRELKLKVAQKFVVVAFNNDEITLKKEISIKRNLKLPIAQNEQVGKVAFYIDGEKKGTIPLLAKEAIVPESRLDKFWQWLTTLG, from the coding sequence ATGAAGTTAATTCAGAGGCAGAAACTTTCGGCATTGTTAATTATATTAGCCATCTTAATGGTGAATAATGTAGCTTTAGCTAAACCAAGTGTAACAGCTAGAGCAGCAATCTTAATCGATGCCGAAACAGGGGAGGTATTATATGCTAAAAATCCTCATCAGAAGCGAGCTCCAGCCAGTACAACCAAAATTATGACCGGAATTTTAGGAATTGAAAATGGTAATTTAAATGGGGAGGTAAAGGCCAGTAGACGGGCAGCTTATGAAGGTGGTTCATCAATTTGGTTAGCAGAGGGAGAAGTATTGATTTTAGAGGATCTATTATATGGATTATTGTTAAATTCAGGCAATGATGCAGCAGTAGCAATTGCTGAACATATTGGTGGTAGTGTAGAAAAATTTGCACATATGATGAATCGAAAAGCTAAAGAAATAGGCGCTTTAGATACAACTTTTCAGAATCCTAATGGACTCCCCCAAAAAGGACATTTAACTACGGCTTATGATTTAGCTATGATAGCTCGCTATGCACTTCAGAATGAAACTTTTGCTAGAATAGTAGATACTACTCGAAAAAAGATTTCGTGGCAAGAACGTAAGCATGGTCGCTCTCTATTAAATACTAACCGGCTGTTAAGGCGTTTTGATGAAGTAGATGGTGTTAAGACTGGTTATACTAGAGCAGCTGGAAGATGTTTAGTCTCTTCAGCAACTAGAAACGGTAGACAGGTAATTTCTGTTGTATTAAAGAGTGCTCAGATGTGGCACGATTCAATGAAACTACTAAATTATGGATTAGATAATTTTAGAAGAATAGAGGTAGTAAATCAAGGTGAAGAGATTTATTCTCTAAACTTAGAAGAGATTGACAATCGAGAACTAAAATTAAAGGTAGCACAAAAGTTTGTTGTTGTAGCTTTTAATAATGATGAAATTACTCTTAAAAAAGAAATTAGCATCAAAAGAAATCTTAAATTGCCTATTGCTCAAAATGAACAAGTAGGTAAGGTTGCCTTTTATATAGATGGAGAAAAGAAAGGAACGATTCCATTATTAGCTAAAGAAGCTATAGTACCTGAATCAAGATTAGATAAGTTTTGGCAGTGGTTAACTACTTTAGGTTAA
- a CDS encoding 4Fe-4S binding protein produces the protein MKKLLTKFKKKFSNYMISRMIKRAGFDKDKMYHIELCRGKKRCNRNVIDVGKTEELVIKNLENNQIATRLHTKLVNEDLILPHHMFKIAISGCVNGCSKPQIKDFAIIGQLKPKVNQQVCIQCGKCVRKCSEGAIKLSDSEIKINFDQCIYCGDCIDICPTNGITKDKEGYQIQAGGHLGRHPRLADMITNLSGSKETNSLLTKAINIFVEKGEGHERLGTTVDKLDINLK, from the coding sequence ATGAAAAAATTATTAACTAAATTCAAGAAAAAGTTTAGTAATTATATGATAAGTAGAATGATCAAAAGAGCTGGCTTTGATAAAGATAAAATGTATCACATAGAATTATGTCGTGGTAAAAAAAGATGTAATCGAAATGTGATAGATGTAGGTAAAACAGAAGAATTAGTCATCAAAAATTTAGAAAATAATCAAATTGCAACTAGATTACATACTAAATTGGTTAATGAAGACCTAATTTTACCACACCATATGTTCAAAATAGCCATTTCTGGATGTGTTAATGGTTGTTCTAAACCACAAATTAAAGACTTTGCTATTATTGGGCAATTAAAACCTAAAGTTAATCAACAAGTTTGTATTCAATGTGGCAAATGTGTTAGAAAATGTTCTGAAGGAGCCATTAAGCTTTCTGATTCAGAGATCAAAATTAATTTTGATCAGTGTATTTACTGTGGTGATTGTATTGATATTTGTCCTACTAATGGCATCACTAAAGATAAAGAAGGATATCAAATCCAAGCTGGAGGACATCTAGGTAGACATCCCCGTTTGGCTGATATGATAACTAATCTAAGTGGCTCAAAAGAAACAAATAGTTTACTTACTAAAGCAATTAATATCTTTGTTGAAAAAGGGGAAGGCCATGAAAGATTAGGTACTACTGTAGATAAATTAGACATTAACCTAAAGTAG